Part of the Portunus trituberculatus isolate SZX2019 chromosome 46, ASM1759143v1, whole genome shotgun sequence genome, caggaGCCTGATCCCTTGCTTCCTCCAGAATAGTAGTAtccactccttcctccacttccatacTCTCCATGTTCTCCACAGCCTCTGCATTTTCCAAGGAGTTTGTGGCATCAATCTGAGAGGCATCAATGATGTCATGAGATTTGGCGAGGTGCTTTATGAGATTGGTGCGTTGTGTGTAGCCTCGCTGGCAGATGCTGCACTTGTAGGGGTGTGAGCCAGTGTGCATTGTCACATGGCGCTCCAGCTGCAGCTGTGTAGAGAAGCCCTTGTTGCAGATGGAGCAGAGGAATGGGTATTCACCCGTGTGGCGCATCTTGTGGTGCAGGAGGTTCACCTTGCTGCGGAATGGCTTCCCACACACATTGCACTGGTGTGGCCGCTCACCTGTATGTTTGATCTTGTGCACTGCTACCTCAAACTTCTGGGCAAACCGTTTATTGCAAACATCACAAGCGTGAGGCTTGACCTCACGGTGACGGTACTTGTGCTTGGTAAGGTATTGCTTCTTGGCAAAGGATTTGCTGCATACCTCGCACTTGAATGGCTTcactaccttctcctcttcctgctcttccagCTTCTCTGGCACCATGATCACTTCAGACTGTCGGCCGGGATCTTCTTCAGCTGGATCAGGGTCGGGATCAGGCCCTTCGCTAAGTTCAGGATAAGATGCAGCCGTTGCCTCAGGGAATACCAGAAGAGGTTGAGAACCACCCACCAGAAACTGCTGCTGGTTGTTGTCCACTAAAAGCTGTGGTGTGGAATCAATGGCCTCACCCACCTCCCTTACAGCCTCAAATACATACAAATGGTGAGGGTTGTCAGACACTGCTTCCACTGTTGggttcaccatcatcatatccTGCATGTGACTTGTCTTGTGCTGATTCAGATCCTCTGTGTTGTAGAAGGTTTCATCACAAGTGTCACAGTGCAGTTCAGTTGCTTCCTGTCCAGAATGCGTGCGTTCGTGTCGCTTGAGGTTGGAGGAGCTGCGGAACTCCTTGCTGCACATGCTACACTTGTACGGCATCTCTCCGGTGTGGATCAGGTAGTGGTTCCTAAGGGCGAGACGGGAGGCCAACTGCTTCCCACAATAGTTACAAGGGAAGTTGCGCTGTCTGGAGTGAACATTCTGGTGAGTGTACAAGTACTTCTTCTTGTCGAACACTCTGCCACATATATCACACATGTAAAGCTGTGTCTCGGCAGTGGTCTCAGCCTCTATGTccatggtggtgttgtggtactGCTGTTGTTCCATGGTGTGAAACTGACGGTGCTTCTCCAAGTGGTGCTCCCGCCGGAACTTGTGATTGCAGACATCACACTTGAACATTTCCTCGCGGATGTGATCCCGCATATGCAGGTTGAGGCTGCTGTTGTTAATGAAAGTCTTGCCACAGTTGCCACATTTGAAGGGCCGTTCTCCTGTGTGTATTCGCTTATGAATCTTTGCAGTCTCAGCATTGGCAAAATACTTGCCACAAGTTTCACAAGGGAATGGTTTAACTCCAGTATGCATCCGCTTGTGCTTAAGCAAGCGACCACTCTGCGAGCAGCGGTAGTCACACATGTCACACTTGTAGGGCTTCTCTCCACTGTGGATTCGTTTGTGGGTGTTGTAATTCCCGCTGGTGGAGAAACTTTTCCCACAGTGACACTTGAAGGGTTTGTCATCAACATGCTTCCTCTTGTGCATTAAAAACAGTGATCGTTTATGGAAGTTGCGTCCACACACATCACAGGTGAACATGAAGGAATGCATGACCTTGTGGCGGATGATGTCACTCTTGTGCACAAACAGCTTGTTGCAGAGGCCACACTTGAGCAGTGGTGTGCCCGAGTGCAGCAGTTTGTGACGCACATAGTGGCTCTTGTGGGCAAAGTCAATGCCACAATCATCACATTTGAGGACAGAAGGAAGCGTACTGGCTCCAGTCATCtcaccttcttctccctcttcaggGATCAAGGCAAGACCAGGGCCAGGCCTCAAGGCTTCCCGCAGATGGACATGGGAGTGTCGGATCAAAGTGAGCTTTGTGGCAAATGCTTTCTTGCAGATGTCACACTTCCAGCTCTTGACTCCTTTATGGGTGAGCTTATGTTTTTGCAAATATCTCTTTTCTCGGAAAGTTCTATGGCACACATCACATTTGTATGATGCATTGAGCTTGTGCGTCAATTTGTGGGTGAGGAGAGTGACGTATGAAGGAAAGCTTTTACCACAATATTCACAACTATGGTggctaccttccttcccttctgacctgccttcctcctccccagcctCCCCTGGCTGCTCCAGCAGCTGCTGCTCTTCATCCTCTGCCAGCTCTGCCATGCGACTCTTGGCCGACTGCCCTGCATCCCCATGGCTGTCCAGGTGGTAGGTGAGGAGTGTGGGAGTAAAGAAAGTTTTTCCACACAGCTCACATTTGTTCTGATTCTTGAGTCTATGGGTCCACAGCTTGTGCCTCACCAGTGCAGCACTCTGTCTGAAGCTCTTGAGGCAGATGTCACACTTGAAGGGCCGCTCACCAGTGTGCACCAGAACATGTTTGTCTAGTGCTGACTTAAGGGGGAAGCCAGCATCACAAAGGTCACACTTGTAGTTTTTCTCCTGTGTGTGACCACGATGATGCCGCTTAAACTCCTGATGCTTCCTAAAGCTCTTGCCACACAAGGCACACACAAAGGGGAATTCATCAGTGGGAATGGTGTGAATGATAGACTGCTGCTCTTCAAACAGATGGAGACGCTTGTGTTGCTCCAGCTGCTGCTCAGAGGCACAGCCTACAGAGCAAACATCACAGTACACCTCTTGATCTCCTGTATGGGAATTAGTGTAGTGGTCACAGAGGACATCCACATCAGTGAAGGACTCCTCACAGATCCCACATTTGAAAGGATTTGTGGGAAATTTGCTCTCGAGAGTCTCTGACTGTTTGGGTTCATCATAAAGTTCTGAAGTCTTAGGAGCATAGCCCTCATTGAGCTGTTCCTGAAGCTGTTCCACAAGTGACACCTCACCCTGGAAAGGCTTTgtgtctgcctcctcctccttgatgggTGGCCCGTCTCCATGCACTGCTGTCATGTGCTTGGTGAGGGTGCGCTTGTAGGTGAAGTTTGCCTGGCACACAGTGCACTTAAACTCATCCTCCAGGCCACCCAGAGATTCACTGGAGCGTTTATGCACCTTGCGGTGGCGATTGAGGCCACTGCTGGTCACAAAGCCGAGACTGCAGATGTCGCAGATAAATGGGCGGCTGGAAGTGTGGGTCTTGACGTGGGTGTACAGAGTGTCACGGTGGGCAAAGGTGCGGCCACAGATGGAGCAGCGGTACTGATGGCCATCCTGGTGAAGGGCCAGGTGTTTCTTCAGTTGGGAAGCCTGAGCAAAGGCTTTgaagcagtggtggcagcgatGGGGCCGCTCACCCGTATGAGTTAACACGTGGGTCTTGAGATGGGAGGGGTCCAGGAAACCCTTGCCACAGTAGTCACAACGGTGAGGTCGTTCCAAGCCATGGACACGGTGGTGGGCCTCCAGTGCTGAGTTAGAAGTGCAGGTCTTTCCACACTGGTCACACTCATAAGGCCGGAGATCGTGTTTCTGTCGCAGATGACGGATGTAGTCACGCTTGAACTGGATGACCTCACCACACTGATCACATCTGTGCCCTTCTGGAACAATCTCATCtgaggagaagagaggtagACTTCATTTACCAAAtcatgtgtgtggtgtgaaagAATACTTAGCGGCATAAGACATAAATGTCTgccaaggaaagaaaacaattctCATCTAAGTAGCAAAGATATTGCTATTTGAATGAGTATAATATTCAAAAGAATACACAGcttgaaaggagaaaacaacttagaggaggagaaaaatgttggAGAACtgcagggaaagaagaaaaataagaagctgaggaagtaCAATGCTTTATAGGCTAGAACACTGTACTTATAGATGAAAGCTGTGCCAAGTAAAATTTGTCTTTCATATAATTGATGATAGATAAGCTCTCCACTAGTGATGAATCTCATCTATAATTGCAAGACTTTGTAATGACAAGACATTTCCATCCACAGTCATTCTTGAAAGGGAATATGAGGGAGTTGGGCAGTTGGGAAACATTTACCTGGCACAGAGTGATCATCAAGAAGCTGCTGCTGGTGTGGCTGGGTGCTGGTGGGAGTGGTGacagaggtggtagtggtagaggtggaAGTAGTGAAGGCAGTAGTGGGGTTGGCAgcagaggaggatggaggtggaggcagCATAGTGATCACCATCTCCCCTGTCTCTGGTTGCTGGAAGGTAATGAGCAGATTGTGCTTCTCTGCCTGGGTGAAATCAGTAGGATCCATGTGGTCAGACTCCATATCTATTGTACTGCCAAGGATGTGTGGCTGTTGtggctgctcctgctgctgtggctgtggtgcaTCTGGCTCCAACTTGACCAGTGGTGGTGGCCAGTGCTTCCGGGGCCGGCCTGTCAACAAGAAGACAATGTGagcttcactatcaccactcatTCCACTTACAGAGTTGATAGTCACTGCTAGAAGGGGCCATCACTACCAATGAGTAGATAATTTATGACAATTAATGGGAGGGTTTCCATTGCAATCCTGGGGCAAAGAGGTGAAATGAGATACAATGTGGTACAATTTATCCACTACAATCTCTTATTTGAGTCAATTTATTCAtcccacggagagagagagagagagagagagagagagagagagagagagagagagagagagagagagagagagagagagagagagagagagagagagagagagagagagatacctctcTTCCCAGGGCCAGATGTTCCACGGGGGCGTGGGGGAGGTGGGGGCCGGCGGGAGGTGAGATAGTCAGGTGaggcgtcctcctcctctcccattgaCAAGTCCTCATCCTCATACTCTGGCTTCTTGAGTGCCTGGATCATCTTCTCATACCTGTGGGACATTACAGTTCAGGATGTTTGAGCACAGGCTAAAAGCTCCATTCAACTTGGGTCACAATTGCCATGTCAAGCCGTGTGAATACCCACCTGGCACCCCTTCGTCGGGGAGGCAGCCTCCTTCGTGTTGGGTCGCTGGACT contains:
- the LOC123519934 gene encoding zinc finger protein 729-like isoform X2, producing the protein MEGDGPSLKVSSIMSHDGTGLTGEVQYVATDEAGRPVTAVYPQSSLPLLRTADGSYVNFVELSAVPGELSLDQGSLEADASMVEFTAVVTADDTSEQLALLDSDHGQPAVSLAGGDESQAITYLTAAEHASEGSPSAILGEQFIQIPASDQSGSTHTITLPLSFLNDGAGVSILQGLGQLQLPLVGETSGDSITLASPVEADHLQSSDTQVLSVLQPASASTSTPSTHPPSPPLPQPTVPEQEARAHISKPVVVKTSGQSSGKSGHQPRKLIGSGPLAISAQGVLQKIGNRMVTVLPRPEDLKKLQESKSLIVSVKGSGDGDGVGSRSPRTRRVPVPVRPHQRYGRRGRGSARGRPPSLPRIEQSDNSAKSISLMKKEASDDSILLAEATGNPDLDLCIKLEDPATEGIVVDMTHPGGSPASAVLVKGPPEDEEFILPDREPLIPVVSRRGRRRKRGRGRPRGTYVISSSGRRPGRPKKVETLVEGPHGARMIHTGPDPRLQAPEEELPNIELARVDNNDGLEELRVLEMGAFKQEPIEEDPLKLKQEDIDRHAESSDPTRRRLPPRRRGARYEKMIQALKKPEYEDEDLSMGEEEDASPDYLTSRRPPPPPRPRGTSGPGKRGRPRKHWPPPLVKLEPDAPQPQQQEQPQQPHILGSTIDMESDHMDPTDFTQAEKHNLLITFQQPETGEMVITMLPPPPSSSAANPTTAFTTSTSTTTTSVTTPTSTQPHQQQLLDDHSVPDEIVPEGHRCDQCGEVIQFKRDYIRHLRQKHDLRPYECDQCGKTCTSNSALEAHHRVHGLERPHRCDYCGKGFLDPSHLKTHVLTHTGERPHRCHHCFKAFAQASQLKKHLALHQDGHQYRCSICGRTFAHRDTLYTHVKTHTSSRPFICDICSLGFVTSSGLNRHRKVHKRSSESLGGLEDEFKCTVCQANFTYKRTLTKHMTAVHGDGPPIKEEEADTKPFQGEVSLVEQLQEQLNEGYAPKTSELYDEPKQSETLESKFPTNPFKCGICEESFTDVDVLCDHYTNSHTGDQEVYCDVCSVGCASEQQLEQHKRLHLFEEQQSIIHTIPTDEFPFVCALCGKSFRKHQEFKRHHRGHTQEKNYKCDLCDAGFPLKSALDKHVLVHTGERPFKCDICLKSFRQSAALVRHKLWTHRLKNQNKCELCGKTFFTPTLLTYHLDSHGDAGQSAKSRMAELAEDEEQQLLEQPGEAGEEEGRSEGKEGSHHSCEYCGKSFPSYVTLLTHKLTHKLNASYKCDVCHRTFREKRYLQKHKLTHKGVKSWKCDICKKAFATKLTLIRHSHVHLREALRPGPGLALIPEEGEEGEMTGASTLPSVLKCDDCGIDFAHKSHYVRHKLLHSGTPLLKCGLCNKLFVHKSDIIRHKVMHSFMFTCDVCGRNFHKRSLFLMHKRKHVDDKPFKCHCGKSFSTSGNYNTHKRIHSGEKPYKCDMCDYRCSQSGRLLKHKRMHTGVKPFPCETCGKYFANAETAKIHKRIHTGERPFKCGNCGKTFINNSSLNLHMRDHIREEMFKCDVCNHKFRREHHLEKHRQFHTMEQQQYHNTTMDIEAETTAETQLYMCDICGRVFDKKKYLYTHQNVHSRQRNFPCNYCGKQLASRLALRNHYLIHTGEMPYKCSMCSKEFRSSSNLKRHERTHSGQEATELHCDTCDETFYNTEDLNQHKTSHMQDMMMVNPTVEAVSDNPHHLYVFEAVREVGEAIDSTPQLLVDNNQQQFLVGGSQPLLVFPEATAASYPELSEGPDPDPDPAEEDPGRQSEVIMVPEKLEEQEEEKVVKPFKCEVCSKSFAKKQYLTKHKYRHREVKPHACDVCNKRFAQKFEVAVHKIKHTGERPHQCNVCGKPFRSKVNLLHHKMRHTGEYPFLCSICNKGFSTQLQLERHVTMHTGSHPYKCSICQRGYTQRTNLIKHLAKSHDIIDASQIDATNSLENAEAVENMESMEVEEGVDTTILEEARDQAPGEEEADQAAIAMEADLLGNEEEQQAAYSVVEVHPDYLKDYLLTGPQVVATHGMDPKLLQSILQQVRGGVEECGSLTGGPAVVHVNAIDE
- the LOC123519934 gene encoding zinc finger protein 208-like isoform X1: MSSSEVQTGDSSRQINEGLGGHPLVDSDVDVVEEMEGDGPSLKVSSIMSHDGTGLTGEVQYVATDEAGRPVTAVYPQSSLPLLRTADGSYVNFVELSAVPGELSLDQGSLEADASMVEFTAVVTADDTSEQLALLDSDHGQPAVSLAGGDESQAITYLTAAEHASEGSPSAILGEQFIQIPASDQSGSTHTITLPLSFLNDGAGVSILQGLGQLQLPLVGETSGDSITLASPVEADHLQSSDTQVLSVLQPASASTSTPSTHPPSPPLPQPTVPEQEARAHISKPVVVKTSGQSSGKSGHQPRKLIGSGPLAISAQGVLQKIGNRMVTVLPRPEDLKKLQESKSLIVSVKGSGDGDGVGSRSPRTRRVPVPVRPHQRYGRRGRGSARGRPPSLPRIEQSDNSAKSISLMKKEASDDSILLAEATGNPDLDLCIKLEDPATEGIVVDMTHPGGSPASAVLVKGPPEDEEFILPDREPLIPVVSRRGRRRKRGRGRPRGTYVISSSGRRPGRPKKVETLVEGPHGARMIHTGPDPRLQAPEEELPNIELARVDNNDGLEELRVLEMGAFKQEPIEEDPLKLKQEDIDRHAESSDPTRRRLPPRRRGARYEKMIQALKKPEYEDEDLSMGEEEDASPDYLTSRRPPPPPRPRGTSGPGKRGRPRKHWPPPLVKLEPDAPQPQQQEQPQQPHILGSTIDMESDHMDPTDFTQAEKHNLLITFQQPETGEMVITMLPPPPSSSAANPTTAFTTSTSTTTTSVTTPTSTQPHQQQLLDDHSVPDEIVPEGHRCDQCGEVIQFKRDYIRHLRQKHDLRPYECDQCGKTCTSNSALEAHHRVHGLERPHRCDYCGKGFLDPSHLKTHVLTHTGERPHRCHHCFKAFAQASQLKKHLALHQDGHQYRCSICGRTFAHRDTLYTHVKTHTSSRPFICDICSLGFVTSSGLNRHRKVHKRSSESLGGLEDEFKCTVCQANFTYKRTLTKHMTAVHGDGPPIKEEEADTKPFQGEVSLVEQLQEQLNEGYAPKTSELYDEPKQSETLESKFPTNPFKCGICEESFTDVDVLCDHYTNSHTGDQEVYCDVCSVGCASEQQLEQHKRLHLFEEQQSIIHTIPTDEFPFVCALCGKSFRKHQEFKRHHRGHTQEKNYKCDLCDAGFPLKSALDKHVLVHTGERPFKCDICLKSFRQSAALVRHKLWTHRLKNQNKCELCGKTFFTPTLLTYHLDSHGDAGQSAKSRMAELAEDEEQQLLEQPGEAGEEEGRSEGKEGSHHSCEYCGKSFPSYVTLLTHKLTHKLNASYKCDVCHRTFREKRYLQKHKLTHKGVKSWKCDICKKAFATKLTLIRHSHVHLREALRPGPGLALIPEEGEEGEMTGASTLPSVLKCDDCGIDFAHKSHYVRHKLLHSGTPLLKCGLCNKLFVHKSDIIRHKVMHSFMFTCDVCGRNFHKRSLFLMHKRKHVDDKPFKCHCGKSFSTSGNYNTHKRIHSGEKPYKCDMCDYRCSQSGRLLKHKRMHTGVKPFPCETCGKYFANAETAKIHKRIHTGERPFKCGNCGKTFINNSSLNLHMRDHIREEMFKCDVCNHKFRREHHLEKHRQFHTMEQQQYHNTTMDIEAETTAETQLYMCDICGRVFDKKKYLYTHQNVHSRQRNFPCNYCGKQLASRLALRNHYLIHTGEMPYKCSMCSKEFRSSSNLKRHERTHSGQEATELHCDTCDETFYNTEDLNQHKTSHMQDMMMVNPTVEAVSDNPHHLYVFEAVREVGEAIDSTPQLLVDNNQQQFLVGGSQPLLVFPEATAASYPELSEGPDPDPDPAEEDPGRQSEVIMVPEKLEEQEEEKVVKPFKCEVCSKSFAKKQYLTKHKYRHREVKPHACDVCNKRFAQKFEVAVHKIKHTGERPHQCNVCGKPFRSKVNLLHHKMRHTGEYPFLCSICNKGFSTQLQLERHVTMHTGSHPYKCSICQRGYTQRTNLIKHLAKSHDIIDASQIDATNSLENAEAVENMESMEVEEGVDTTILEEARDQAPGEEEADQAAIAMEADLLGNEEEQQAAYSVVEVHPDYLKDYLLTGPQVVATHGMDPKLLQSILQQVRGGVEECGSLTGGPAVVHVNAIDE